Proteins encoded together in one Streptomyces sp. B1I3 window:
- a CDS encoding helix-turn-helix transcriptional regulator: MAARTSPTERQKRLGVELRKMRTSADVSAEFAAGLLGVDRGKISNIESGARPISPDRLRTLAFNCDCTDQQYVDALVEMTQPRSRGWWEKYRGALPQGLLDIAELEAHALRMRAGYAMHMPGLLQTSDHALTLFRVVVPQLPEREIALRLAHRMERQEVLEGDSPPPYTAIVHEAALRMQFGGRGVARAQLDHLLNRSEQPNVRLLVIPFAAGAFPGAGQTVLYADGAVRQLDTVQIDNSHGPVFACSETQLAKYRAHLDWMEGMALPPRKSRDFIRTIAHQL, encoded by the coding sequence ATGGCAGCGAGGACGTCTCCCACTGAACGTCAGAAACGTCTTGGCGTGGAGCTGCGGAAAATGCGCACGTCAGCTGATGTATCAGCCGAGTTCGCGGCAGGCCTCCTGGGCGTCGACCGTGGCAAGATCTCCAACATCGAGTCAGGTGCGCGACCCATCAGCCCGGATCGGCTGCGTACCTTGGCCTTCAACTGCGACTGCACTGACCAGCAATATGTCGATGCGCTCGTCGAGATGACGCAGCCGCGCAGCCGAGGCTGGTGGGAGAAGTACCGAGGGGCGCTGCCTCAAGGCCTGTTGGACATCGCCGAGCTGGAGGCCCACGCACTACGCATGCGGGCGGGTTACGCGATGCACATGCCTGGTCTGCTCCAGACGTCCGACCACGCCCTGACCTTGTTCCGGGTCGTCGTTCCACAGCTCCCCGAACGCGAGATCGCGTTACGCCTGGCCCATCGCATGGAACGGCAGGAGGTTCTCGAAGGCGACTCGCCGCCGCCGTACACCGCCATCGTCCATGAGGCAGCCCTACGGATGCAGTTCGGCGGGCGCGGCGTGGCACGTGCTCAGCTGGACCACCTGCTGAACAGGTCCGAACAGCCCAATGTGAGGCTGCTGGTCATTCCCTTCGCCGCCGGGGCGTTTCCCGGTGCCGGTCAAACGGTGCTGTACGCCGACGGCGCGGTGCGGCAACTCGACACCGTGCAGATCGACAACTCGCACGGCCCTGTCTTCGCCTGCTCCGAAACCCAGCTGGCCAAGTACCGGGCCCACCTGGACTGGATGGAGGGGATGGCTCTGCCGCCCCGCAAATCACGGGATTTCATCCGCACGATCGCACACCAGCTGTGA
- a CDS encoding sensor histidine kinase, with translation MTISLHPDAEESRHAALSTPAGPAPTVSIQVNALSALARQVFLFRLAMIAIGTPQALDNTAPGLASWLVASAVLVTVVGSYALYRDWERFGPLLVRSPLLLGADTVFGALLLFTATPESTLGYAVVCTPLLAGLLYGWRAAGVFAVVQSLILAAAYGAEDKLQAGALASVLLLPGFCVLAGAVGVALRNLMLRVGSASQALTETRARLAVSVAVEDERARLAREMHDSVAKTLHGLALAADGLAHSADRMDPLTVKHQAELVARSARRAAAESRELLSDLRRESGLDGGIDLVGELRARADDFSRRHGTRTVFRTLGDTPVPPVPQVVARQLLTVASEAMENAHRHAHPTYLVVLAGIKGDVLRVSVYDDGQGLPAGTTLDDLRRAGHFGLVGMVERAASIGARIRIGKGRAAKGTEVRLELPTAALTPGPGPQGPGPEFRPGPGP, from the coding sequence ATGACGATCTCCCTGCACCCGGACGCCGAGGAATCGCGGCACGCGGCCCTGTCCACCCCCGCCGGCCCGGCGCCCACCGTGTCCATCCAGGTCAACGCCCTGTCGGCGCTCGCCCGCCAGGTGTTCCTCTTCCGGCTGGCCATGATCGCCATCGGCACCCCGCAGGCGCTCGACAACACCGCCCCCGGCCTCGCGAGCTGGCTGGTCGCCTCGGCCGTCCTGGTGACGGTCGTCGGCTCGTACGCCCTCTACCGCGACTGGGAACGCTTCGGGCCGCTCCTCGTACGCTCCCCGCTCCTGCTCGGGGCCGACACCGTCTTCGGCGCCCTGCTCCTGTTCACCGCCACACCCGAGTCCACCCTCGGATACGCCGTCGTCTGCACCCCGCTCCTGGCCGGACTGCTCTACGGCTGGCGGGCGGCGGGCGTCTTCGCCGTCGTACAGAGCCTGATCCTGGCCGCGGCCTACGGAGCCGAGGACAAGCTCCAGGCCGGCGCCCTGGCCTCGGTGCTGCTGCTCCCGGGCTTCTGCGTCCTCGCCGGGGCGGTCGGGGTCGCACTGCGCAACCTGATGCTCCGCGTGGGCTCCGCAAGCCAGGCGCTGACCGAGACCCGGGCGCGACTCGCCGTCAGCGTGGCCGTCGAGGACGAACGGGCCCGGCTGGCACGCGAGATGCACGACTCCGTCGCCAAGACCCTCCACGGCCTGGCTCTGGCCGCCGACGGCCTGGCCCACTCCGCCGACCGCATGGACCCTCTCACGGTCAAACACCAGGCGGAACTGGTGGCCCGCTCGGCCCGCCGGGCCGCCGCGGAGTCCCGCGAACTCCTCTCCGACCTGCGCCGCGAATCCGGCCTGGACGGCGGGATCGACCTCGTCGGCGAACTCCGCGCACGAGCCGACGACTTCTCCCGCCGCCACGGGACGAGGACGGTGTTCCGCACACTCGGCGACACCCCGGTCCCGCCGGTCCCGCAGGTCGTCGCCCGCCAGCTGCTCACCGTCGCCTCCGAAGCCATGGAGAACGCCCACCGGCACGCCCACCCCACCTACCTCGTCGTCCTGGCCGGCATCAAGGGCGACGTCCTGCGCGTCAGCGTGTACGACGACGGCCAGGGCCTGCCCGCCGGCACCACCCTCGACGACCTCAGGCGGGCCGGTCACTTCGGCCTCGTCGGCATGGTCGAGCGCGCGGCCTCGATCGGCGCCCGCATCCGCATCGGCAAGGGCAGGGCGGCCAAGGGCACGGAGGTCCGCCTGGAACTCCCCACCGCGGCGCTCACACCCGGCCCCGGCCCCCAGGGTCCCGGCCCGGAGTTCCGCCCGGGGCCGGGCCCCTGA
- a CDS encoding type II secretion system F family protein, whose product MDNLAPLTIGVTLLCCVLGVMGLHAYTSGKAQREALVDRLSSTGQIDMGPQRRFRGLDRRLRRTKLGKRIELKLAATGLDITPGEYFFYVVCSVAALWLIAASVLASFFGPLAGIIGVWSANTFLNWHRTKRTEAFISQLPEISRVLANATQAGLSLRTSIAMAADELDAPAGDELRVVADQLAVGRTLDDALDELAERLPSRELVVLVSTLILSNRAGGQVVSSLRNLTVTLEERKETRREVRTQLSQVNTTAYAVPAIGVGAMLLVNSILPGALDRMTGSVAGQIAVIISLGLYALGFVAIRRISKIDI is encoded by the coding sequence ATGGACAACCTCGCACCGCTCACCATCGGCGTCACGCTGCTGTGCTGCGTACTCGGCGTCATGGGCCTGCACGCCTACACCTCGGGCAAGGCCCAGCGCGAAGCCCTCGTCGACCGGCTCTCCTCGACCGGGCAGATCGACATGGGCCCGCAGCGCCGCTTCCGGGGGCTCGACCGCCGGCTGCGCCGCACGAAGCTGGGCAAGAGGATCGAGCTGAAGCTCGCGGCCACCGGCCTCGACATCACTCCGGGCGAGTACTTCTTCTACGTCGTGTGCTCCGTGGCGGCCCTCTGGCTGATCGCCGCGTCCGTCCTCGCCTCGTTCTTCGGCCCGCTGGCCGGGATCATCGGCGTCTGGAGCGCGAACACCTTCCTCAACTGGCACCGCACCAAGCGCACCGAGGCCTTCATCAGTCAGCTGCCGGAGATCTCCAGGGTCCTGGCCAACGCGACCCAGGCCGGACTCTCGCTGCGTACGTCCATCGCCATGGCCGCCGACGAGCTCGATGCGCCCGCCGGGGACGAACTCCGTGTCGTCGCCGACCAGCTCGCCGTGGGCCGCACCCTCGACGACGCCCTCGACGAACTCGCCGAACGCCTGCCCTCACGTGAGCTCGTCGTCCTCGTCTCCACGCTGATCCTCTCCAACCGGGCCGGCGGCCAGGTCGTCTCCTCGCTGCGCAACCTCACCGTCACCCTGGAGGAACGCAAGGAGACCCGGCGCGAGGTCCGCACCCAGCTCTCGCAGGTCAACACCACCGCTTACGCCGTCCCGGCGATCGGCGTCGGCGCGATGCTCCTCGTCAACTCGATCCTCCCCGGAGCGCTCGACCGGATGACGGGATCCGTCGCCGGCCAGATCGCCGTCATCATCTCGCTCGGCCTGTACGCCCTCGGCTTCGTCGCCATCCGCCGCATTTCCAAGATCGATATCTGA
- a CDS encoding CpaF family protein has product MSLRARITAPEERGGGREDGHMVATYRAKLLEEIDLAEMSSLAAADRRARLERVLGHIISREGPVLSTVERSQLIRRVVDEALGLGVLEPLLEDASITEIMVNGPDQIFVERAGRVEQLPMRFASHEQLMQTIERIVSTVNRRVDEANPMVDARLPSGERVNVIIPPLSLTGATLTIRRFPRSFSLQEMIGFGSLDQQMLLLLAGLVQAKFNVIVSGATGTGKTTLLNALSGLIPEGERIVTIEDSAELQLQQSHVIRLETRPANVEGKGQVTIRDLVRNSLRMRPDRIVVGEVRGGESLDMLQAMSTGHDGSLATVHANSAEDALMRLQTLASMSEIKIPFEALHDQINSAVDVIVQLTRHADGTRKVTEIAVLDSHGRDPYRIVTVARFNARPMAPDGVVHGEFQALPLPRRIADRLYMAGQPIPQAFGVAPSDEYLATREAR; this is encoded by the coding sequence GGAGCGCGGAGGGGGACGGGAGGACGGCCACATGGTCGCCACGTACCGCGCGAAACTCCTCGAGGAGATCGACCTCGCGGAGATGTCCTCGCTGGCCGCCGCCGACCGCCGGGCACGGCTGGAACGCGTACTGGGCCACATCATCAGCCGTGAGGGCCCCGTCCTCTCCACCGTCGAACGCTCCCAGCTCATCCGCCGGGTGGTCGACGAGGCGCTCGGCCTCGGCGTCCTGGAACCGCTCCTGGAGGACGCCTCCATCACGGAGATCATGGTCAACGGCCCCGACCAGATCTTCGTCGAGCGGGCGGGCAGGGTCGAGCAGCTCCCCATGCGCTTCGCCAGTCACGAACAGCTCATGCAGACGATCGAGCGCATCGTCTCCACGGTCAACCGGCGGGTGGACGAGGCCAATCCGATGGTCGACGCCCGCCTGCCGAGCGGCGAGCGCGTCAACGTCATCATCCCGCCGCTCTCGCTGACGGGGGCGACGCTCACCATCCGGCGCTTCCCCCGGTCCTTCTCGCTCCAGGAGATGATCGGCTTCGGCTCGCTGGACCAGCAGATGCTGCTGCTCCTCGCCGGCCTCGTCCAGGCGAAGTTCAACGTGATCGTCTCCGGGGCCACCGGCACGGGCAAGACCACGCTCCTCAACGCGCTCTCCGGGCTCATCCCCGAGGGGGAGCGCATCGTGACCATCGAGGACTCCGCCGAGCTCCAGCTCCAGCAGAGCCACGTGATCCGGCTCGAGACCCGCCCGGCGAACGTGGAGGGCAAGGGGCAGGTCACCATCCGCGACCTGGTGCGCAACTCCCTGCGTATGCGCCCCGACCGCATCGTCGTCGGTGAGGTCCGAGGCGGCGAATCGCTGGACATGCTCCAGGCGATGTCGACCGGCCACGACGGCTCGCTGGCCACGGTCCACGCCAACAGCGCGGAGGACGCCCTGATGCGCCTCCAGACCCTCGCGTCGATGTCGGAGATCAAGATCCCCTTCGAGGCGCTGCACGACCAGATCAACAGCGCGGTGGACGTGATCGTCCAGCTGACCCGGCACGCCGACGGCACCAGGAAGGTCACCGAGATCGCCGTGCTGGACTCGCACGGACGTGACCCCTACAGGATCGTCACCGTGGCCCGGTTCAACGCCCGGCCGATGGCCCCCGACGGGGTGGTCCACGGCGAGTTCCAGGCCCTCCCGCTCCCGCGTCGCATCGCCGACCGGCTCTACATGGCCGGACAGCCGATCCCCCAGGCCTTCGGGGTAGCCCCGTCGGACGAATACCTCGCCACCCGAGAGGCCAGATAG
- a CDS encoding DUF5936 domain-containing protein codes for MELLLALVVGLSVFGAFKGVRMYRAEATLPGDLALALEVGSTRTTAVGSGIDRLGMRWAPLVLRLMGPKKVNEKRRKIDMAGNPGGLTIDRYAARRAVYSALGGFAAFAMLTSGKIFMALFMIAFGLFWGEVGIWAAVRKRRDDIDRTLPDFLDVLAVVVSAGLGFRQALDRVAEKYQGPWSDELRITLRQMDMGVSRRQAFDELRRRNDSEQVAMFVTALQQGEELGAPIVDTLIAIANDMRRTDAQNARRKAAKAVPKATLMVTTFMIPATMILMGAAMLLGSDTDLGSLTGE; via the coding sequence ATGGAACTGTTGCTCGCTCTCGTCGTCGGCCTCAGCGTGTTCGGTGCCTTCAAGGGCGTACGGATGTACCGCGCCGAGGCCACCCTCCCCGGGGACCTCGCACTCGCGCTCGAAGTGGGTTCGACCCGCACCACCGCGGTGGGCTCGGGCATCGACCGGCTCGGAATGCGCTGGGCGCCCCTGGTCCTGCGCCTGATGGGCCCCAAGAAGGTCAACGAGAAGCGCCGCAAGATCGACATGGCGGGCAACCCCGGCGGTCTCACCATCGATCGCTACGCCGCCCGCCGTGCCGTCTACAGCGCGCTCGGCGGTTTCGCCGCCTTCGCGATGCTCACCAGCGGCAAGATCTTCATGGCCCTGTTCATGATCGCCTTCGGCCTGTTCTGGGGCGAGGTGGGCATCTGGGCGGCCGTCCGCAAGCGCAGGGACGACATCGACCGCACGCTCCCCGACTTCCTGGACGTCCTCGCCGTCGTCGTCTCCGCGGGCCTCGGCTTCCGCCAGGCCCTCGACCGGGTCGCCGAGAAGTACCAGGGCCCCTGGTCGGACGAACTGCGCATCACCCTGCGCCAGATGGACATGGGGGTGAGCCGCCGCCAGGCCTTCGACGAGCTGCGCAGGCGCAACGACTCCGAACAGGTCGCCATGTTCGTCACCGCGCTCCAGCAGGGTGAGGAACTCGGTGCGCCGATCGTGGACACCCTCATCGCCATCGCGAACGACATGCGCCGCACCGACGCGCAGAACGCCCGGCGCAAGGCGGCCAAGGCGGTCCCCAAGGCGACACTGATGGTCACGACCTTCATGATCCCCGCCACCATGATCCTCATGGGTGCCGCCATGCTGCTCGGATCCGACACCGACCTCGGATCCCTCACGGGGGAGTGA
- a CDS encoding OmpA family protein yields MQPPTPTPAAPRSALRCRIGLCAAAAVVLGTSTLWGATSVSADDNPTAVPSASPPVEVDANSPGLMLGDGATLGDVRVLDIKSIVEDMGGEERREDTNADITFALQAEVLFGKDSAKLSGVATARINAIAAEIQTQNAPKVRVFGFTDNLGSSAHGDVLSKERANAVQGVLAGKLPSVTFEIRGYGEQYPIASNDTEEGRKKNRRVEVSFPRTSGSQS; encoded by the coding sequence ATGCAGCCACCCACCCCCACACCAGCCGCACCGCGAAGCGCACTCCGCTGCCGTATCGGCCTCTGCGCCGCCGCGGCGGTCGTCCTCGGTACCTCGACTCTCTGGGGTGCCACCTCGGTCTCGGCGGACGACAACCCCACCGCCGTCCCGAGTGCCTCGCCCCCGGTCGAGGTCGACGCCAACTCACCCGGGCTCATGCTCGGTGACGGGGCGACGCTCGGTGACGTGCGCGTGCTCGACATCAAGTCGATCGTCGAGGACATGGGCGGGGAGGAACGCCGTGAGGACACCAACGCCGACATCACCTTCGCCCTGCAGGCCGAAGTCCTCTTCGGCAAGGACAGCGCCAAGCTGAGCGGTGTGGCCACGGCCCGCATCAACGCGATCGCCGCGGAGATCCAGACCCAGAACGCCCCGAAGGTGCGTGTCTTCGGCTTCACGGACAACCTCGGCTCCTCCGCACACGGTGACGTCCTGTCCAAGGAGCGCGCGAACGCCGTACAGGGAGTGCTCGCCGGCAAGCTCCCGAGTGTCACCTTCGAGATCCGCGGCTACGGCGAGCAGTACCCGATCGCCAGCAACGACACCGAAGAGGGCCGCAAGAAGAATCGCCGCGTGGAGGTCTCCTTCCCGCGTACCAGCGGATCGCAGAGCTGA
- a CDS encoding response regulator transcription factor, translating to MPDDVSRASGQNRSAHNHVSQHTSPHSYPPGAEHSSPGFPATQHSPAPEALPPFPSGPDTPAPGPLRVVVADDNPVVRAGLGVLLSGRVDIEVVAEAADGRQAYEAAVRHRPDVVLLDVRMPGVDGISALPHLVQVAPVMMLTYSRESDIVHEALRLGAGGYLVHGEFTADQLVQAVRDTKSGRAHFTATAANALLAHMRQGPGQVARHLPDGLGTALTTGAPQGGPGHPGRPAGNDPHGAQPPGPSGTRAAGPPESLSQLQPVVAQSSTEGSRNRLPAPNRRQYDLSSREAEVMELIASGMSNQQIAATCFISEKTVKNHINRIFTKLHSGSRSEAIARWLGTAPGPGPGTRGTGRHG from the coding sequence ATGCCGGACGACGTCTCCCGTGCTTCGGGCCAGAACCGGTCCGCACACAACCACGTCTCCCAGCACACATCCCCGCACTCATATCCCCCCGGCGCGGAGCACAGTTCCCCCGGATTCCCGGCCACCCAGCACTCCCCGGCACCCGAAGCGCTGCCACCCTTCCCCAGCGGCCCGGACACGCCGGCCCCAGGGCCCCTGCGGGTCGTGGTCGCCGACGACAACCCGGTCGTCCGGGCCGGTCTCGGAGTCCTGCTCAGCGGCCGCGTCGACATCGAGGTCGTCGCCGAGGCCGCGGACGGCCGCCAGGCCTACGAGGCGGCCGTCCGTCACCGGCCCGACGTCGTCCTGCTCGACGTCCGGATGCCCGGGGTGGACGGCATCTCCGCCTTGCCGCACCTGGTGCAGGTTGCACCTGTGATGATGCTGACGTACAGCCGCGAGAGCGACATCGTCCACGAGGCGCTGCGGCTGGGCGCGGGTGGCTACCTGGTGCACGGCGAGTTCACGGCGGACCAGCTGGTGCAGGCCGTACGCGACACGAAGAGCGGCCGGGCGCACTTCACCGCCACGGCGGCCAACGCCCTCCTCGCCCATATGCGCCAAGGCCCCGGCCAGGTTGCCAGGCACCTTCCGGACGGATTGGGAACGGCGCTGACGACCGGTGCCCCCCAGGGGGGACCCGGCCACCCGGGCCGGCCGGCGGGGAACGACCCGCACGGTGCGCAGCCCCCTGGGCCCTCCGGCACGCGAGCTGCGGGCCCGCCGGAAAGTCTTTCGCAACTGCAACCCGTTGTGGCACAGTCTTCCACTGAGGGAAGCCGCAACCGGCTGCCGGCGCCCAACAGGCGTCAGTACGACCTGAGTTCGAGGGAGGCGGAGGTCATGGAACTCATCGCGTCCGGGATGAGCAACCAGCAGATCGCCGCCACCTGCTTCATCAGCGAGAAGACAGTCAAGAACCACATCAACAGGATCTTCACCAAGCTGCACAGCGGCAGCCGCAGCGAAGCGATCGCCCGCTGGCTCGGCACGGCGCCGGGCCCGGGACCTGGGACGAGGGGGACAGGCCGCCATGGCTGA
- a CDS encoding pilus assembly protein TadG-related protein yields MTRRGFGNDAGQAFPIYIAVVAGLLFLAFAYFAVGQASMKKNEAQTAADAAALAAAQDARDEWSWPGVFDLEKWDDLLSGRDIGSGSCSAADRLAAENDAHPISCGPDYAPEASYTVTVETNETVGSSVIASTESKKARATATAVIEPRCRIEEDLSPTPSPPKGDDDGDTGEVEEQKSYKVVCDDEDFSIDPKNLDLLPDLADLFSVHLADK; encoded by the coding sequence CTGACCCGCAGAGGGTTCGGCAACGACGCAGGGCAGGCCTTCCCCATCTACATCGCGGTGGTGGCGGGCCTGCTCTTCCTTGCGTTCGCTTACTTTGCCGTGGGCCAGGCGTCGATGAAGAAGAACGAGGCCCAGACAGCCGCCGACGCCGCAGCGTTGGCGGCTGCTCAGGATGCTCGGGACGAGTGGAGCTGGCCAGGGGTCTTCGATCTCGAGAAGTGGGACGACCTGCTGAGCGGCCGGGACATCGGCTCGGGATCGTGCTCCGCAGCCGACCGGCTTGCGGCGGAGAACGATGCCCATCCCATCTCCTGCGGTCCGGATTACGCGCCCGAGGCGTCCTACACGGTGACGGTGGAGACCAACGAGACCGTAGGAAGCTCGGTGATCGCCAGCACCGAGTCGAAGAAGGCCAGGGCAACCGCCACGGCGGTGATCGAGCCACGCTGTCGCATCGAAGAGGACCTGAGTCCCACACCGAGCCCTCCGAAGGGGGACGACGACGGCGACACGGGCGAGGTCGAGGAGCAGAAGTCGTACAAAGTCGTCTGCGATGACGAAGACTTCAGTATCGACCCGAAGAATCTCGACCTGCTGCCCGACCTGGCAGACCTTTTCTCCGTCCACCTGGCCGACAAGTAA